One window of Hallerella porci genomic DNA carries:
- the hemE gene encoding uroporphyrinogen decarboxylase has product METLFVKSALGKTTEKPVWMMRQAGRYLPEYRELRSRFPDFLSFVRDADAAAEATLQPTNHFDIDAAILFSDILVTLPYMGFDLRFESGKGPMIANPFRSAKEISQLKNVYLDRDLIYTKNALQKVRRKLSEEKSLLGFVGGPLTIASYAIEGGTSKTLQQTKTLFYQDPEAYSALLSHIAKITGEYLVKQAEWGADALVIMDSWAGNLSLRDYQQMAKPFTEIVIQKVRENSNAPIIHYANGAAHLISAFANLSVNVIGVDHRSELSDLLTAYPQKIFQGNLDQALLFARPEIICARTQEILELTKNRPHIMNLGHGILPETPIAGVQAFVKTVRGI; this is encoded by the coding sequence ATGGAAACTCTCTTTGTCAAAAGTGCCCTCGGCAAGACGACCGAAAAACCAGTTTGGATGATGCGCCAAGCGGGACGTTACTTGCCCGAATACCGCGAACTGCGCAGTCGCTTTCCAGACTTTCTTTCCTTTGTCCGCGATGCCGATGCCGCCGCCGAAGCGACTCTTCAGCCGACAAATCATTTTGACATCGACGCAGCAATTCTCTTCAGCGATATTCTCGTAACGCTGCCGTATATGGGATTTGATTTGCGCTTTGAATCGGGAAAAGGTCCGATGATTGCAAATCCTTTCCGCAGCGCAAAAGAAATTTCTCAATTAAAAAACGTTTACTTAGACCGCGATTTAATTTACACGAAAAATGCACTGCAAAAAGTTCGAAGAAAATTATCCGAAGAAAAATCGCTTCTCGGTTTTGTCGGCGGTCCGCTGACGATTGCTTCTTACGCCATCGAAGGCGGCACATCAAAAACTTTACAGCAAACAAAAACTCTTTTTTACCAAGACCCCGAAGCTTATTCTGCGTTGCTTTCTCACATTGCAAAAATCACGGGCGAATATCTCGTAAAGCAAGCGGAATGGGGCGCAGACGCGCTCGTCATCATGGATTCGTGGGCCGGAAATTTATCGTTACGCGATTATCAGCAAATGGCGAAACCCTTTACCGAAATCGTCATTCAAAAAGTCCGCGAAAATTCAAACGCTCCGATTATTCATTATGCAAACGGAGCAGCGCATCTCATTTCTGCTTTTGCAAATCTCTCGGTCAATGTCATCGGAGTCGATCACCGTTCCGAACTTTCGGATTTATTGACTGCGTATCCGCAGAAAATTTTCCAAGGCAATTTAGATCAAGCGTTATTGTTTGCGCGCCCCGAAATTATTTGCGCCCGCACCCAAGAAATTTTAGAGCTCACAAAAAATCGCCCGCACATCATGAATCTCGGGCACGGCATTCTTCCCGAGACGCCGATTGCAGGCGTTCAAGCTTTTGTAAAAACGGTTCGCGGAATTTAA
- a CDS encoding rhamnan synthesis F family protein has product MSGTSLKKVLYASFQTGESLPGYIRYALEGLCQTGFSVVYLTNGRDLDASSHAFLDSHHIELFFTENHGYDFGMWRRYLTYTAQFRREEWERLVLINDSVIYFQNRFVKIFSAAEEMSADMISLTENSEVAPHLQSFFLYLKPSAIKPFCERLLHEEEGKNFYDTVNRMEIGSSVALRQAGLSLQALIHTPKPVLFSYPDLIAEKHGFVKRKFLQKRWTRGEAYFFWDNQAGEALMLDYPRWIREKGAPDQDFDLKWLEEPPKNSRDRLADSLRFAYYKFRWILSAWKAKRKSA; this is encoded by the coding sequence ATGAGCGGAACTAGCCTGAAAAAAGTTCTTTACGCTTCTTTTCAAACTGGAGAATCTCTGCCCGGTTACATCCGATATGCATTAGAAGGTCTTTGTCAAACGGGATTTTCTGTTGTCTATTTGACGAACGGGCGAGATTTAGACGCATCGTCGCATGCGTTTTTGGATTCACATCATATCGAACTTTTCTTTACCGAAAATCACGGCTACGATTTCGGAATGTGGCGTCGTTATTTGACATATACGGCGCAGTTCCGCCGCGAAGAATGGGAACGTTTGGTTCTCATTAACGATTCGGTAATTTATTTTCAAAATCGATTTGTCAAAATTTTCAGCGCTGCCGAAGAAATGTCTGCTGACATGATTTCGTTAACGGAAAATTCGGAAGTGGCGCCGCATTTGCAATCATTCTTCTTGTATTTAAAACCGTCAGCGATTAAACCATTTTGCGAACGGCTTTTGCACGAAGAAGAAGGAAAAAATTTTTACGATACCGTGAATCGGATGGAAATCGGTTCGAGCGTTGCGCTGCGTCAAGCGGGGCTTTCTCTGCAAGCGTTGATTCATACGCCGAAACCAGTGCTTTTTTCGTATCCGGATTTGATTGCAGAAAAACATGGATTTGTAAAACGAAAATTTTTGCAAAAGCGTTGGACGCGTGGCGAAGCTTATTTCTTTTGGGATAATCAAGCAGGCGAAGCGTTAATGCTCGATTATCCGCGTTGGATTCGAGAAAAAGGTGCGCCGGATCAAGACTTTGATTTAAAATGGCTCGAGGAGCCGCCGAAAAATTCCCGCGATCGCTTGGCGGATTCTCTCCGCTTTGCGTATTATAAATTCCGCTGGATTTTGTCGGCGTGGAAAGCGAAACGCAAAAGCGCTTAA